The following are from one region of the Actinopolyspora halophila DSM 43834 genome:
- a CDS encoding Trp biosynthesis-associated membrane protein, with the protein MTGEQESGGGRDTGRRLLVACVIGMIAVAVGLWAAGSLVWVHQRYRTPFSGESVAEVTGATIRGELTPLALATLAAIAAVLATGGLMRRVIGLIVLLEAALLTWRLVDWITGSHVVDELPGTPPGTRALAVERVVPYGPILMGACAAVLLLCGLAVLVAARRMPAMGAKYSAPSAEREPGDPDQRIWEALDKGRDPTENDGPPEGGESPRS; encoded by the coding sequence GTGACCGGTGAACAGGAATCCGGCGGCGGGCGCGACACGGGGCGTCGGCTGCTGGTCGCGTGTGTGATCGGCATGATCGCCGTCGCCGTGGGGCTGTGGGCGGCAGGCTCGCTCGTGTGGGTGCACCAGAGGTATCGGACCCCGTTCTCGGGGGAGTCGGTGGCCGAGGTCACCGGCGCCACGATCCGCGGCGAGCTCACACCGCTCGCGCTGGCCACGCTGGCGGCCATCGCCGCCGTGCTGGCCACGGGCGGGCTGATGCGTCGGGTGATCGGGCTGATCGTCCTGCTGGAGGCCGCGCTGTTGACCTGGCGGCTGGTCGACTGGATCACGGGTTCCCACGTGGTCGACGAGCTCCCCGGTACGCCTCCGGGGACCCGCGCGCTCGCCGTGGAGCGCGTGGTTCCGTACGGTCCGATCCTGATGGGGGCCTGTGCGGCCGTGCTGCTGCTCTGCGGGCTTGCGGTGCTGGTGGCGGCTCGACGGATGCCCGCGATGGGGGCCAAGTACTCGGCCCCCTCCGCGGAGCGCGAGCCCGGCGATCCCGACCAGCGCATCTGGGAGGCCCTGGACAAGGGGCGGGATCCCAC